In Ciconia boyciana chromosome 1, ASM3463844v1, whole genome shotgun sequence, the genomic stretch tttgcttgtttgcagTCTCTAATGTTTCAGGAAATAATGCAATAAACAAGCAATCAAACTACAAAAAGGTCATATTAGTAAAAGTGCAGTATTATATTGTGTATTGATCACACTACATGGGAGTCAAGTCTTGCAGGGTGTTGAAAATTGTTGTAACAAGTACTTAAAACAATAACGCTGGAATCTgttccaaaaaaaagaaaaaaaattgtgctgaGGTTAGACTATGGTGCAAATGTTATCACTTCTTATTAAGGGCTATAACATTATACTAGTACTTTCCCTGCTATAGCTGACCAAAAGAACAAATACTTCTACAGCTCCAGTTAATTtcactgtaatatttttccccagcctAAATGTATGTCTTttatcacaaaggaaaaaaattaaaaaatctgcgTACTTCAGTGCTGCAGTGCTGAACACTGCAATGCCAAACTTAGGAAGCAGAAGCCTGGAGTGAAATCCCAGTCCCCAAGTCAGGCAACCAACTATCTCACATACTTCactgggaaaggcagagaatCAGGCCTTCACATCAGGATCAAAAGTCTCCAAGATGCAGCTCGGAGgacatttcagtgaaatgctGCAGTGGAATCTCAGTTCACGTTCTGGGGTCAGGGCTGCAGCAAAACCATTTCTCTCCATTTGGGCTCCACAACCTGAAATTCTCTCTTGAAAACAGATAACCCACTTCTGTTGtattaaacttttaaagtaaGAGTGcatgcgtgtgcgtgtgtgtgtgtgtgtgagtttTGGGATGAGAGGAATAAAAGGAGGCAGGTGACTCAGCTCCCTATCTCTCTCCTTCGAACCAACAGTATAGTAGACAGAATATACTTTCCCGGTGGAGACACAGGGTCAATTCACTGCTAAGTTGGAAGGGGCTTAAGTCTGTCCCTTGACCTCCCTACGGTACCCTTTCACTGGAAAACATGCCACTCCAGAAGACTATGCTGGAGACTAtaggctgcggggggggggggctgaaaagaacagagagaggaagataaaatataaatgtctgTGTGAATTCAGTCCTTCACCAAACAGCTATTCTGGATACTCTCTCCAGTAAGGGCAGTAGTTCTGGGGCTCAGTCCTGTCCTAAGAACTGCTCAGGTATTTTAATGCAAGCAATCACAGTGGAAACTGGGTCAGAAACTCAGATCAATATATATAGTTTAAATAAGAAATTCTGGTCAGGACCTTGGACTGGCCTACTCGCTAAATACACCTCTTGCTTCCACATCATTGgaatttcaaagtgaaatgaCTACATGGCTTTTATGACAGACTACATCCAGGCTGGATGCAAAATCTGTCCACCTCTGTTACTCCTATTGACTTTTCTGACAGCTAGTGTTTGAAGCTTTTAAGACTAACCCTGTGACCTATTCGAGCCAATGTTTCCAACACAAAATTATCGCAAGGTCTGATTAATATGTATACTGGAGGAAGAATGTCTATGGGTTTTACTACTGGCTCCACAGCCTAAACATCTGATGTGTGAAGTCTATTAGGTCAAGCTCAGTCTCATATGAAACCACAATGCAAGCAAGTCCTCCCAGGGCTCTGCACACCCTGGTGGGTGCTGTAAGAAATAGCCTGTAAACTCATGCTCCCCCACTGCCTTTCTCTGGTTCAAGGgatctcaaaattatttttcttgtaaagtaGAACAGCTGCAGCAAGAGGGCTGGTAGCCTGGTGGTTGAGGGTATGAGCCAAGAAAGAGGAACATGTGGGCTGGCTCTTATACTGCAAAAGAtagagaatttttattttctcatcctGAGCCAGTCTCCTACCCACTAGATAGAATTAGGCAAACCACTTCtctaactttcttttctttctttcttttttttttttttaaatcatcatcatcatccacCACTGCATCATTTTGCAAAGCTCCATCTGGTGAACATATCACGGGGAGATTTGGAACACACTCACACATCACTGCcctcaggaaaatgaaaatgaaaaatatctagTTTCAGAAGCCTTGTTAGGCCTAAATGCAATTTAGGTAGAAATCCAGTAGTTCTGTGAAGACTGGCCTGTGAAAGATACTGAGATAGAAAATTCTGGGAGAAGATCCTTGTATTAGTTTAACCCCTTCTACTCTTAGTTGCAACCTGGACTGGTTTAAAGTCATTGTATGCATCAGAGAGCATAGTTTCTGCAGGAGTTGCATCAGCATATAGAGGCACCTTGTAACTTTTACTCCCAGCATAGCCAAAGCCTGAATAAAGACGtgatttcaaatgaaataatgatCCTATGACTTTTCTATTTGCTGAGTCAATCATAATTTAtaaggcacacacacacatacatttgtatacatatgtatatacacacacacatcatCATGTCTGCAGCGTAGGATGTCTTTATTATGATTATACATCccacagaaataatgaagatgATTTTATAGCACGTAACACAAGTATTGCAAGAAGGATATCTACAGTAATAAATTTTTGTTCTGTAGAAACTTTGCAGATACTctgatttctgctttgcaagaTCTACAATGTTAGATGAAGTAACAAGTTTTTGAACATGTTCCAATATAGCACAAATACAACCTTAACCAGTGTTACTTACATAGTCATAGCAACAGGGAGATGGGAGATTACCAATTGGGAAAATGTAAAAGTATCCCAGTACCTTTTCCTATTTCAAGGCATTTTCCATATTAGGAGTAAAAACATTCCTATTCAAAAGGCAACTGTGATGCCCAAACCAATTTGATTGTTTGGCTAAATATGGGACTTTACACCCAGAAGAAAGGTATAAGTAGGAAGCTCATTGTCTTAGGCTTCTAGAAGTTGCAGAGGCAAACAGGAGGTAAAAGACATCAGGTAAGGAAAGGAGTCAAGGAAAATAGACTTGGGTGCTCTTTCCCTATCTGATCTACTGGATAATTTGGAGGGATAATGTGAGTTCTGGTTATTCAATCTGTGTATGGATTGTAAACTGGGATGCATATGCCGAATTTTAAAGACCCAGATTCATTGGCACTTCAGTGCTGCATGACCTTTCACTTTACCACACTCCCTAaacaaaagagtaaaaaatttCAGTCAGAGAGATCCTGATCAACCTGAGCCAGGAGTAAGCATTTCCTTAAAACAGTTAGAGGCAGGCCTCTTCTCCTAAGAAACATGTTTCCAAACTTAAATCAAGAAGATGAGGAAATCTAGCAATTTAGGATTATGGCACTGAGTAATGATAGATTAATTTCCTGGCCCTGACACACCTTTCCTGTGTAACTTGACTTACAGAACCAAAACTTCAGATACCAAATCTAAAATGGATGatgcctcttttcttcctctctgactTGTCTTCTAGATGCTAACCTTTGCATGGCAGATGCTCTCTCAATACATATATCATATATATGAGACATAAATCTCTCAATATAGTTCCAAAGTATACAGCTGAAAACACAATCAGTTCCTTATCTAAATACCCTTTTGGAAGTTACATAGCACCCATAAACACTCTTACATCTTCTGCCagattttttaccttttttttttccactttgaaatTCTAGGGCCCCAGACAGATTCCACTAGTTCCCATCTCTCATCAGATCCCTTGGAAGAAGCAGGCAATTTGTCCTTCATGCTTTGACAACAGGTCATTGTCTCCTTCCTCTTACTTGACtcgtatttatttatttaatatcttgTTAATGTTCAGGTCCTCTGGTTgcattttgattgtttttacGGTGCCTGAGCAATTTTAATAACATGAAGGTAAAGATGCTCCGAAGCTTTATTCTAAGGCGGGAGGAGAACAAGCTCTTCAGTTCTCCTGCCCCACATCCTGGTGAGCGTTCACCAGGCTCCAgattttcagcctttcctccccTGAACCTTTCCTCACGGTGATCTTGTCATTGCTGCTGACACCCAGTGAGTGGGTCCCCTACCCCACACCCACCCCGACCCTTGCCCCTTCCCCTGactctcctgcctccctccatgGAGTTTGTTGGGGGCTTCCCTGCCTCCGGCTCCCCCTTGCACTTCAAGGCTGCAATTTTTGATCCACGGAAGGTTTCCAGCTAGCCTAGCACACAcaccacacaccccccccccccgacatCACCGAGAGACAAAGTCAAAGAAACCGTCAGGAGAAATGAATTAATGCGCCTCAACGTGGCGCCaagtttccttccctcttttttttcctaatgaaacCACTAATATATTTCTTGTGGTGCTTTCTGTCTCAGTGGCATTTTATCTCTTCTGGCCCGTTTGTAATTTATTGGGAAGGCTTTTTCAGGGCCaggatttctctctttttgtctgtttcgtttcctcctcctgtcccgTTTCCTCCCcccgctctcccctccctccgtAGTCCCTGCCCACCGTAACGAACCGAAAGGCCAAATCTTCATCTTGGGGACCCGAAATGGCTACGGTAACTGTTGTAACTTGTCTGTGGTCTAATTACATTAATTTGATAAGATCATCGTCGGCAGGATGTCTAATTTACTTCCAAGCGGCAGCCAGGGAAAAGCTTTCACCAAATTAGCATGCCGCCGGGACCAGGGGGTGCAGGCTCCATATGGCTCCCTGGCTTTCCCTATAAATAACCCTCCTCCAGCCCACCCCCGCGGTTACATCCCCCCCTACCAGTATGCCGCAAAGTTCACCAGCGGCGCCGAAGGGGAGAGGTACAGCCCCGGGCTGCAGGAGGCACCCGGCGGCCgggctgcctctcctgcccccgcctcctcctcctccttctcatcctcctcctcctcctcctcctcctcctcctcctcctcctctttctcctcctcctcctcctcctcctcctcctccgcagCACGGTTTGACAAGGCAGGGGGAAACGCGGGTTTCCACTTGCACCACCAGAGGTGCAACTGGTTCTTCGCTCGTAGGCATCTGAAACCCGTCCAAATGATGCAGAAACTTTTGTATGCTTGGCTCCGTTCTTTAAGGCCAGGCACCGATTTTTCCGCTGTGTAATCTCTTTTGTCAGAAGGGTGGGAGCTGGAAAGggtggcggggggagggggggggtgggagggggtcGAGGGAAGCAGGCGTTTTATTTCCACAGAGAGGATATTAGGCGCATCCCTAGAGAAATAtctatgcatatacatatatgcgTCTctagatttttatatatagataaGAATGTCAAGATGCACAACTGTCGGTTtcagccctctcctcccctccttaaGGGAGACACTATACTCTGTGGGAACAGGTAGCGTGAATGGCTAACAGTGCAGCAATCCCCTCGTCACTACCCCCCCTTCTTCTCTGTGATCGTCtaaattataaatatacatatatataatgcAATAATCCACGGTTCAACATTGCATAGAGAATGCCAGCAAGAGACCAAATCCAGCATGAAACACTATAGAttgcaggggaggaaaaaatgcatttaaagcaaagataaaaatggCGTGCAGAATAATTACCTCAAATTGCTAGTCGCTTGACACCCTGACACTAATTCTGTTCAAGCCATTGGGAAATACAAAAAGGCAAACGCACCTTCCTCGCCTGCTTGTGCAGGTGCGAGTGTGTGTGAATGGGGGCAATAGGGAAGTAGTCGGGAGGAGGGGAATGCTAAACTTTccatcttaaaagaaaagaaataaattaaataatccaTTTAGGAGAAAGCATCTAAATAGATCGACAGCTTTTAATGCCAACGTTTTTAACGCTTGCCCTGTACgtggattgattttttttttctccagcattcCCTCAGCAGATGGATTTTTGccactgcagctcagcagagggTGTCAGATCTTTCAGAGTGCACCAGGTTGAAACGAGCAGAGCCTCTTAGCAACTCTCCCTCTGCGTGCATGTGAGTGTGTGCGAGCGTGCGACTCGGCAGCAGcggaagaaaaaggaaagaagagcgagcgagcgagcgagcgagcgaggAGGGGAGGCAGCGCGGCCGGCagggcgaggcgaggcgaggcgaggcgaggcgaggcgaggcgaggcgcggcgcggcgcgggcgggcgggcggccccggccccggccccggccccgcggcaggCTCCGGCCGCCGGCAGGCATGGGCAGCCGCGCACCGCAGCGGGGGCAGGCGCCGCGCAGcgccggcggccgggcggccAGCGCCTAGGCTGGGCGCGCTTTCAGCACCGGGGCGCTGGACAGCGCCCGGCGGGCGGCCGGCAGCCAGGAGCGCGGCTCCGCGGCCGCGCGGCAAGGTCAGTCCGGCGCGGAGCCGCGCACAGCGGCAGCCTCCGCGGCCAGCGCCGCGCTCTCCGCCTGCGCCTCTCTAACATGCAGCGGCGGCCGGTGGCTAGCAGCACCGTTCCCGTGCCGGTGAGCCAGATCGGCCGGCAGACCTCCACTTAGCCGCCCCGGAGGCGTCAGGGAGGGGGATCGAggagggggatttttttttccttctactttttttttttttttttttttttgcgtgCCTTGCAGTACGTGCCTGGATAGTTTGTGGATATAATTATTGACTGGAATCTGGGCTGTTGCAGTTGTacgtggggggggggagagagggagagaggataAAAGAAAGAGTCCCCCCCCTCCGCCgaccctccctgctccccctcatcacatttttttttttctccccctttggTGGTGGTTCGGACATTTCATGTATTGAATGAACTGGAATTGCTTTCCGTGTGAGGAGGATGGTTGCTGTTACTTTGTGATGAGATCGGGAATGAATTGCTCggtttaaaaatgctgctttggatTCTGTTGCTGGAGACGtctctttgttttgctgctggaaaCGTTACAGGGGACGTTTGCAAAGAGAAGATCTGTGCCTGCAACGAGATAGAAGGGGATTTGCACGTAGACTGTGAGAAAAAGGGATTTACCAGCCTGCAACATTTCACCGCCCCAACTTCCCAGTTTTACCATTTATTCCTGCATGGCAATTCCCTGACTCGACTGTTCCCTAATGAGTTTGCTAACTTTTACAATGCAGTCAGTTTGCACATGGAAAACAACGGTTTGCATGAGATTGTTCCTGGGGCTTTCCTTGGGCTGCAGCTGGTGAAACGCTTGCACATAAACAACAATAAGATCAAATCGTTCAGGAAGCAGACTTTCCTGGGGCTGGACGATCTGGAATACCTCCAGGCAGATTTTAATCTATTGCGGGATATTGACCCGGGAGCATTTAGGGACTTAAACAAGCTAGAGGTGCTGATTCTAAATGACAATCTCATCAGCACCTTGCCCCCCAACGTGTTTCAGTATGTGCCGATCACCCACCTCGACCTCCGGGGAAACCGTCTTAAAACCTTGCCTTACGAGGAGGTCCTGGAGCAGATCCCAGGCATTGCTGAAATCCTGCTAGAGGATAACCCCTGGGACTGCACTTGCGATCTGCTGTCATTGAAGGAATGGCTGGAAAACATACCCAAAAACGCTTTGATCGGCAGAGTGATTTGTGAGGCTCCCACTAGGTTGCAGGGCAAAGATTTAAATGAGACCACAGAGCAAGAGCTGTGCAAAAAGAACAGAGTGGATTCTAGCCTAGCTGCTCCCCCTGCCGAAGAAGAAACCTGCGATCCTGGTCCCATTCCAACCCCCTTTAAAATACATGGCAAAGAAGACCCTGCCACGCCAGGATCTGGTCCAAATGGAGGTACAAAGATTCCCGTCAACTGGCAAATCAAGACCAGACCCACTGTTGCCGTGTCGACAGTTAGCGCCAAAAGCAAGCTACCGGCTACCATGTCCTGCCCGCAGATCTGCAGCTGCGATCAGATCCCTGGCTCGGGTTTAAAGGTTAATTGCAATGACAGGAATGTGAGCAGCTTGGTGGATTTGAAGCCCAAGCCATCCAACGTGCAGGAGCTGTTTCTGAGAGACAACAGAATACACACCATCAGGAAATCCCACTTTATGGATTACCGGAAACTTAATTTACTGGATCTGGGCAACAACAACATTGCCACCGTCGAGAACAACACGTTCAAGAACCTCTTTGATCTCCGATGGCTCTACATGGATAGCAACTACTTAGACACCCTGTCCCGGGAGAAATTCGCTGGGCTGCAAAACCTGGAGTATCTCAACGTGGAGTTTAATGGGATCCAGCTGATCATGCCTGGCACCTTCAATGCGATGCCCAAACTGAGAGTCCTCATCCTCAACAACAACCTGCTGAGGTCTCTCCCAGTAGATGTGTTCGCCGGGGTCTCGCTTTCCAAGCTGAGCATACACAACAATTATTTCATGTACCTCCCGGTGGCCGGGGTGCTGGACCAGCTCACCTCCATCACCCAAATCGACCTGCACGGCAACCCGTGGGACTGTACTTGCCCTATCGTGCCTTTCAAACAGTGGGCGGAGATGCTGCGCCCCAAGGTGATTATGAGCGACCTGAGGTGCGAGTCCCCTGAAGATTTCTTCAAGGAGGATTTCGAGTCTCTCTCCAATGACGTGATTTGCCCTCAGTTAAAAATCTCGCCCACATTAACTTCTACTAACAAAAATAGCACCGGGTTGACGGAGACAGGTACTCACTCCAACTCCTACTTGGAGACCAGCCGGGTCTCTATTTCAGTGCTGGTGCCAGGGCTCCTGCTGGTTTTTGTGACCTCTGCCTTCACGGTGGTTGGCATGCTGGTGTTCATCCTGAGGAACAGAAAGCGGTCCAAGAGGAGGGACGCCAACTCCTCTGCATCCGAAATCAACTCCTTGCAGACGGTCTGCGACTCGTCCTACTGGCACAACGGGCCCTACAGCGCCGACGGGGCCCACAGGGTTTACGACTGCGGCTCCCACTCCCTGTCGGACtgaggcggcgggcggggcgggggcggccgccaCCCGGGACCGGCCCTTCGCGCTCCGGCCGGTGGGGCGGCAAACGCCGGCCGCGGACGGCTCTGCACCTCGGCTACCTTTtgtgagaaacaaaacacacacacgcacgcacgcacgaCCCCCCTAACAAGCACCGAGGGCCGGTGCGCGGTGGGGGGAGGCCGGCGCCGGGGCGCATCACCGCAGCTCCGCGCTGCCCGGCGCGGTgggcgcagcccccgcccgTGCGCTGCCGGGGCTGCAACGGACAAGCGAAGACCCGCTTCCTTCGGCTCCGGCAGGGCGAAACACGGCTCCTGGTTTTGTTGtgcttttgttctgttgtgttggggtttgttttgcttttttgcccTCTTCCCTTGTGGACCGACCCCTCTCCGAGAGGCCGGGAAGAGGAGGGGGGCGGAGGAAAGGCTGGTGGCGGCCTCCTCCTGACAgcaaagcaggagaggaaagttGCACGAAGGCATGAAtgtaatgtaaataaatgaCTCCGACTCCGAAACAAACAGacaaatggacaaaaaaaaaaaaaaaaagtgctgcatGGCTCGCATGGATACAACGCACCCCAGGGACGCTCCAGCCCCCAACTGGAAGCAGCGTCTAGTTCACACCATCATCCCTCTTACCTGATAAGTCCCTTCGTATCAAACCTTCTatatacaaaatacagtataataataaaaagtgcCATTTCGCCATTTTTGTGTGATCAATAGGCAGTAGAGATCGTACTTTTACCGTGGAAAAAATtgtaaaggttttatttaaGACATAGTTGCATGAATATTctcattggatttttttttctttttttttttctttttttttaggcGGGAATTACTTTGCTGGGAGAGATTTGCTTTGTTGATGGTGGGTTGTGTTTCGTTTttcgggggggggaggggaggctttggttttgttttctctctcttctttttcaataTACATATTCAGTATTGCCTTTCCATCTGAATGTAAAAATTAGTACCCTTGATTTCTATTATAGTAACAgtgtaaacattaaaaaaaaaaaaatccaaggcaGTTAAGCATGACCAATTAATGTCACTCTAGTGCTTAGGCTGCAAAGTTTAATGGTAGAAAATTCTGTGCTGTTGTAAATCTTAGTATAACTTGAGGAAACCAGAACTGAGGAAGCAAGTGAAACTTACTAATTCTATTCGAGGATTTTATAATGgcatattttttcagtattaaagtgaaaatgttttcaactCCGGGTCCTTACCATTTTTCCAGCATCAGTTCTTACAAGTGGGTTATTTGGGTTTAGGGGACAGAGCCTCCTTTCAGTGccctctgtgtgtgtttctctccctccctcttcccccctctctctctttccctccttccctcttttcctccctccctctctctcattCATTCAAACGCAGAGGCACAAACACCCTTCCCTCACCCCTTCCCCAATGTAAATAACACAGAGAAgtttcctgcctcctcccttctccctcgcctcttttttttttttttttttaataatgcgGCAGTGAATCCCTTTATTAATACTGTGAATCtctcgctgctgccgccgctgccgccgcctctGCTGCACACACTGCAGATATATTAGGGACGTTAGTGGGAATTTGATTTAATTGACTCTGCCTAGCTCGGTCTCATTAAGCCGGAGCCGGATTTCACCGGTCAGCACTTCAGGCCCGCAGGCAGCTTGCCGGGCTGCC encodes the following:
- the SLITRK1 gene encoding SLIT and NTRK-like protein 1 → MLLWILLLETSLCFAAGNVTGDVCKEKICACNEIEGDLHVDCEKKGFTSLQHFTAPTSQFYHLFLHGNSLTRLFPNEFANFYNAVSLHMENNGLHEIVPGAFLGLQLVKRLHINNNKIKSFRKQTFLGLDDLEYLQADFNLLRDIDPGAFRDLNKLEVLILNDNLISTLPPNVFQYVPITHLDLRGNRLKTLPYEEVLEQIPGIAEILLEDNPWDCTCDLLSLKEWLENIPKNALIGRVICEAPTRLQGKDLNETTEQELCKKNRVDSSLAAPPAEEETCDPGPIPTPFKIHGKEDPATPGSGPNGGTKIPVNWQIKTRPTVAVSTVSAKSKLPATMSCPQICSCDQIPGSGLKVNCNDRNVSSLVDLKPKPSNVQELFLRDNRIHTIRKSHFMDYRKLNLLDLGNNNIATVENNTFKNLFDLRWLYMDSNYLDTLSREKFAGLQNLEYLNVEFNGIQLIMPGTFNAMPKLRVLILNNNLLRSLPVDVFAGVSLSKLSIHNNYFMYLPVAGVLDQLTSITQIDLHGNPWDCTCPIVPFKQWAEMLRPKVIMSDLRCESPEDFFKEDFESLSNDVICPQLKISPTLTSTNKNSTGLTETGTHSNSYLETSRVSISVLVPGLLLVFVTSAFTVVGMLVFILRNRKRSKRRDANSSASEINSLQTVCDSSYWHNGPYSADGAHRVYDCGSHSLSD